Proteins from a single region of Nomascus leucogenys isolate Asia chromosome 2, Asia_NLE_v1, whole genome shotgun sequence:
- the IL17B gene encoding interleukin-17B isoform X1 — protein sequence MDWPHNLLFLLTISIFLGLGQPRSPKSKRKGQGRPGPLAPGPHQVPLDLVSRMKPYARMEEYERNIEEMVAQLRNSSELAQRKCEVNLQLWMSNKRSLSPWGYSINHDPSRIPVDLPEARCLCLGCVNPFTMQEDRSMVSVPVFSQVPVRRRLCPPPPRTGPCRQRVVMETIAVGCTCIF from the exons ATGGACTGGCCTCACAACCTG CTGTTTCTTCTTACCATTTCCATCTTCCTGGGGCTGGGCCAGCCCAGGAGCCCCAAAAGCAAGAGGAAGGGGCAAGGGCGGCCTGggcccctggcccctggccctcACCAGGTGCCACTGGACCTGGTATCACGGATGAAACCATATGCCCGCATGGAGGAGTATGAGAGGAACATCGAGGAGATGGTGGCCCAGCTGAGGAACAGCTCAGAGCTGGCCCAGAGAAAGTGTGAGGTCAACTTGCAGCTGTGGATGTCCAACAAGAGGAGCCTGTCTCCCTGGGGCTACAG CATCAATCATGACCCCAGCCGTATCCCCGTGGACCTGCCGGAGGCACGGTGCCTGTGTCTGGGCTGTGTGAACCCCTTCACCATGCAGGAGGACCGCAGCATGGTGAGCGTGCCGGTGTTCAGCCAGGTGCCTGTGCGCCgccgcctctgcccgccaccgcCCCGCACAGGGCCTTGCCGCCAGCGCGTGGTCATGGAGACCATCGCTGTGGGCTGCACCTGCATCTTCTGA
- the IL17B gene encoding interleukin-17B isoform X2: MKPYARMEEYERNIEEMVAQLRNSSELAQRKCEVNLQLWMSNKRSLSPWGYSINHDPSRIPVDLPEARCLCLGCVNPFTMQEDRSMVSVPVFSQVPVRRRLCPPPPRTGPCRQRVVMETIAVGCTCIF, translated from the exons ATGAAACCATATGCCCGCATGGAGGAGTATGAGAGGAACATCGAGGAGATGGTGGCCCAGCTGAGGAACAGCTCAGAGCTGGCCCAGAGAAAGTGTGAGGTCAACTTGCAGCTGTGGATGTCCAACAAGAGGAGCCTGTCTCCCTGGGGCTACAG CATCAATCATGACCCCAGCCGTATCCCCGTGGACCTGCCGGAGGCACGGTGCCTGTGTCTGGGCTGTGTGAACCCCTTCACCATGCAGGAGGACCGCAGCATGGTGAGCGTGCCGGTGTTCAGCCAGGTGCCTGTGCGCCgccgcctctgcccgccaccgcCCCGCACAGGGCCTTGCCGCCAGCGCGTGGTCATGGAGACCATCGCTGTGGGCTGCACCTGCATCTTCTGA
- the PCYOX1L gene encoding prenylcysteine oxidase-like isoform X3, whose product MWVEEVMEKFMRIYKYQAHGYAFSGVEELLYSLGESTFVNMTQHSVAESLLQVGVTQRFIDDVVSAVLRASYGQSAAMPAFAGAMSLAGAQGSLWSVEGGNKLVCSGLLKLTKANVIHATVTSVTLRSTEGKALYQVAYENEVGNSSDFYDIVVIATPMHLDNSSSNLTFAGFHPPIDDVQGSFQPTVVSLVHGYLNSSYFGFPDPKLFPFANILTTDFPSFFCTLDNICPVNISASFRRKQPQEAAVWRVQSPKPLFRTQLKTLFRSYYSVQTAEWQAHPLYGSRPTLPRFALHDQLFYLNALEWAASSVEVMAVAAKNVALLAYNRWYQDLDKIDQKDLMHKVKTEL is encoded by the exons ATGTGGGTGGAGGAGGTCATGGAGAAGTTCATGAG GATCTATAAGTACCAGGCCCACGGCTATGCCTTCTCGGGTGTGGAGGAGCTGCTCTACTCACTGGGGGAGTCCACGTTTGTTAACATGACCCAGCACTCTGTGGCCGAGTCCCTGCTGCAGGTGGGCGTCACGCAGCGCTTTATTGATGACGTCGTTTCTGCTGTCCTGCGGGCCAGCTATGGCCAGTCAGCAGCGATGCCCGCCTTTGCAG GAGCCATGTCACTAGCCGGGGCCCAAGGCAGCCTGTGGTCTGTGGAAGGAGGCAATAAGCTGGTTTGTTCCGGTTTGCTGAAGCTCACCAAGGCCAATGTGATCCATGCCACAGTGACCTCTGTGACCCTGCGCAGCACAG AGGGGAAAGCCCTGTACCAGGTGGCGTATGAGAATGAGGTAGGCAACAGCTCTGACTTCTATGACATCGTGGTCATCGCCACCCCCATGCACCTggacaacagcagcagcaacttAACCTTTGCAGGCTTCCACCCGCCCATTGATGACGTGCAGGGCTCTTTCCAACCCACTGTCGTCTCCTTGGTCCACGGCTACCTCAACTCTTCCTACTTTGGTTTCCCAGACCCTAAGCTTTTCCCCTTTGCCAACATCCTTACCACAGATTTCCCCAGCTTCTTCTGCACTCTGGACAACATCTGCCCTGTCAACATCTCTGCCAGCTTCCGGCGAAAGCAGCCCCAGGAGGCAGCTGTTTGGCGAGTCCAGTCCCCCAAGCCCCTCTTTCGGACCCAGCTAAAGACCCTCTTCCGTTCCTATTACTCAGTGCAGACAGCTGAGTGGCAGGCCCATCCCCTCTATGGCTCCCGCCCCACGCTCCCGAGGTTTGCACTCCATGACCAGCTCTTCTACCTCAATGCCCTGGAGTGGGCAGCCAGCTCCGTGGAGGTGATGGCCGTGGCTGCCAAGAATGTGGCCTTGCTGGCTTACAACCGCTGGTACCAGGACCTAGACAAGATTGATCAAAAAGATTTGATGCACAAGGTCAAGACTGAACTGTGA